One Nocardioidaceae bacterium SCSIO 66511 genomic window carries:
- a CDS encoding ABC transporter permease produces MATIERSETSSSGSRPVRRQATKGTFARIERPLISVGAVLAVLLLWWAVTALDLVKPLFMPEPGAVWDAFIRTLTDGYRGHSLLQHLSISLQRVLIGFAIAVVIAVPLGVLAGVSRRLDAVLDPLITFYRVLPPLAYFSLLLIVLGIGEASKVTLLLLAAFPPVFLAVVQGVRSVAKGRIDAARSLGANRRQVMRYVILPSILPELFVGMRVSLGITYTTLVAAEMIAAQMGIGWMVFDAKRYLQTDVVYLGIIIMGITGVVLDGIAKYAQRRIVPWQGKV; encoded by the coding sequence ATGGCGACAATCGAGCGGAGCGAGACATCGTCGTCGGGGTCGCGCCCGGTCAGGCGACAGGCGACCAAGGGCACGTTCGCTCGCATCGAGCGCCCGTTGATCAGCGTCGGGGCAGTGCTTGCCGTCCTGCTGCTGTGGTGGGCCGTGACAGCGCTTGACCTGGTCAAACCGTTGTTCATGCCGGAGCCGGGTGCGGTCTGGGACGCATTCATCAGGACCCTCACCGACGGCTATCGCGGCCACAGCCTGCTTCAGCACCTGTCGATCAGCCTGCAGCGCGTACTGATCGGATTCGCGATCGCGGTCGTCATCGCGGTGCCGCTCGGCGTGCTCGCCGGAGTCAGCCGGCGGCTGGACGCAGTGCTCGATCCGCTGATCACGTTCTACCGAGTGCTGCCGCCGCTCGCGTACTTCTCACTACTGCTGATCGTGCTCGGCATCGGTGAAGCCTCCAAGGTCACGTTGCTGCTGCTCGCCGCCTTCCCGCCGGTCTTCCTCGCCGTCGTGCAGGGCGTGCGGTCAGTGGCGAAGGGCCGAATCGACGCGGCGAGGTCCCTTGGTGCGAACCGTCGACAGGTGATGCGGTACGTGATCCTGCCGTCGATCCTGCCCGAGCTGTTCGTCGGAATGCGCGTCAGCCTCGGCATCACCTACACCACGCTCGTAGCCGCCGAGATGATCGCGGCCCAGATGGGCATCGGCTGGATGGTCTTCGACGCGAAGCGTTATCTGCAGACCGACGTGGTCTACCTCGGCATCATCATCATGGGCATCACGGGCGTCGTCCTGGACGGCATCGCCAAGTACGCGCAACGGCGGATCGTGCCCTGGCAGGGGAAGGTCTGA
- a CDS encoding CoA-binding protein, whose protein sequence is MIITSEHTVLVQGITGRQGQYWTQRMLECGTRVVAGASPGRAGREVHGVPVYDSAADAARAHELDATVLFVPPARAKDAVIDAAEAGIRTIVCLAEHIPSHDVMEMLAVARERGSIVLGPNTAGLVVPGHSSVGIMPGFADNIFRPGNIGVVSRSGSLGTLVSMNLVTAGYGQSAFIGVGGDPILGTTTADAVRALADHPHTEGIVIVGEIGGSMEEDAAEVIAELGVPAVAFIAGRSAPPDRRMGHAGAIVTGDRGSAESKLTALRGAGVTVVDIPSQIGTALADLGVRPHATVGAG, encoded by the coding sequence ATGATCATCACCTCGGAGCACACAGTCCTGGTGCAGGGCATCACGGGTAGGCAGGGCCAATACTGGACGCAGCGCATGCTGGAGTGCGGCACCCGTGTCGTGGCGGGCGCGAGCCCGGGTAGGGCAGGTCGCGAGGTACACGGCGTACCGGTCTACGACAGCGCGGCCGACGCGGCGCGAGCCCACGAGCTCGACGCCACTGTGTTGTTCGTACCGCCCGCACGAGCGAAGGATGCCGTCATCGACGCCGCCGAGGCGGGCATTCGTACGATCGTGTGCCTTGCCGAACACATCCCCTCCCACGACGTGATGGAGATGCTGGCCGTTGCCCGTGAGCGTGGCTCGATCGTGCTCGGTCCCAATACCGCTGGTCTCGTCGTACCCGGCCATTCGAGTGTCGGGATCATGCCCGGCTTCGCCGACAACATCTTCCGTCCAGGCAACATCGGCGTTGTCTCCCGAAGCGGCAGCCTCGGCACGCTCGTCTCCATGAACCTCGTCACCGCCGGATACGGCCAGTCGGCGTTCATCGGAGTCGGCGGCGATCCGATCCTCGGGACGACGACGGCCGATGCAGTCCGTGCCCTCGCCGACCACCCGCACACGGAAGGGATCGTGATCGTCGGTGAGATCGGCGGATCGATGGAGGAGGACGCCGCCGAGGTGATAGCCGAGTTGGGAGTGCCGGCCGTCGCCTTCATCGCCGGACGAAGCGCTCCCCCCGATCGACGGATGGGTCATGCCGGAGCGATCGTGACGGGCGATCGAGGCAGTGCAGAGTCCAAGCTCACCGCACTTCGCGGTGCCGGAGTGACCGTCGTCGACATCCCCAGCCAGATCGGAACTGCACTCGCAGACCTCGGCGTACGCCCGCATGCGACGGTCGGCGCTGGCTGA
- a CDS encoding biotin transporter BioY produces the protein MPQDAPTRPSPSTRRTSPTADLSLIAFFAALIAVCAIMPGIHVGGLAVPITLQTFGVMLAGACLGARRGALATLLYLAVGFAGLPVFADATGGLATFAKPSIGYLLAFPIAAFVCGLLVERLPHHRLSYGAPLIFLCAMVGSILVTHPMGIAGMHWRIDDFSWREAFTTDMTFWPGDLIKNACVGIVAAAAHRAFPDLLPRR, from the coding sequence ATGCCCCAAGACGCTCCGACCCGGCCGAGCCCATCCACGCGGCGTACGTCGCCAACGGCCGACCTTTCACTGATCGCGTTCTTTGCCGCATTGATCGCGGTCTGCGCGATCATGCCGGGCATCCACGTCGGCGGTCTTGCCGTCCCGATCACCCTGCAGACATTCGGCGTGATGCTCGCCGGCGCGTGTCTCGGCGCCCGCCGCGGGGCACTCGCCACGCTGCTTTACCTCGCCGTCGGCTTCGCCGGCCTTCCCGTTTTCGCCGATGCGACCGGCGGCCTCGCCACCTTCGCCAAGCCGTCCATCGGCTACCTGCTCGCGTTCCCGATCGCGGCCTTCGTCTGCGGTCTACTGGTCGAGCGCCTCCCACACCACAGGCTTTCGTACGGGGCGCCGCTGATCTTCCTCTGCGCAATGGTCGGCAGCATCCTGGTCACCCATCCGATGGGCATTGCCGGTATGCACTGGCGGATCGACGACTTCTCCTGGCGTGAGGCCTTCACCACGGATATGACGTTCTGGCCCGGTGACCTGATCAAGAATGCCTGCGTCGGCATCGTTGCGGCCGCGGCACATCGCGCGTTCCCTGACCTGCTGCCGCGCCGATAA
- a CDS encoding ABC transporter substrate-binding protein: MTNRTSTRSRRFGPAVACGVAAAALLLAACGGEGISSSTGGGDKLRIAYQVIPNSAPIVKHEGWLEDELDMDVEWRQFDAGADVNEAVASGSVDVGLVGSTLVANGIATGLDYKVPFVYDVIGDNEALVAKEGISSIEDLEGKKVATPLGSTTQYSLVAALQQAGVDPADVSILDMQPPDALAGWKDGSIDAAYVWHPTLQEMIDDGGKVLVSSGDLADEGVVTADLGIVSSDFADENPDVVASWLEAENRGAQLIQDDPKKAAEIVADEFSIKPEQAAAQMKDLIILNGDEQLAPDYLGTDGSPGALSDTLQKTAQFLADNDLVDDVPDKQAFDDVVDPTYLQDAVGG, translated from the coding sequence ATGACCAATCGAACCTCGACGCGTTCTCGTCGCTTCGGGCCGGCCGTCGCCTGCGGCGTCGCCGCGGCAGCGCTACTGCTCGCAGCCTGTGGCGGCGAGGGCATTTCCAGCAGCACCGGTGGCGGCGACAAACTACGGATCGCGTACCAAGTCATCCCGAACAGCGCACCGATCGTCAAGCACGAAGGCTGGTTGGAGGACGAGCTCGACATGGACGTCGAGTGGCGCCAGTTCGACGCCGGTGCTGACGTCAACGAGGCGGTCGCCTCGGGTTCGGTCGACGTCGGGCTGGTCGGCAGCACTCTTGTCGCGAACGGCATCGCGACGGGCCTCGACTACAAGGTGCCGTTCGTGTACGACGTGATCGGCGACAACGAGGCGCTCGTCGCGAAAGAGGGCATCTCCTCGATCGAGGACCTCGAGGGCAAGAAGGTCGCCACCCCGCTGGGGTCGACGACGCAGTACAGCTTGGTGGCGGCACTGCAACAGGCGGGCGTTGACCCCGCGGATGTCTCGATCCTCGACATGCAACCGCCGGACGCACTCGCGGGCTGGAAGGACGGCAGCATCGACGCGGCGTACGTATGGCATCCAACGTTGCAGGAGATGATCGACGACGGCGGCAAGGTGCTTGTCAGCAGCGGCGATCTCGCCGACGAGGGCGTCGTCACGGCGGATCTCGGCATCGTCTCGTCGGACTTCGCCGATGAGAATCCCGACGTCGTGGCCAGCTGGCTCGAGGCGGAGAACCGCGGTGCCCAACTGATCCAGGACGACCCGAAGAAGGCGGCGGAGATCGTGGCCGATGAGTTCAGTATCAAACCGGAGCAGGCGGCCGCGCAGATGAAGGACCTCATCATCTTGAACGGTGACGAACAACTGGCGCCGGACTACCTCGGCACCGACGGCTCGCCTGGTGCGCTCAGCGACACACTGCAGAAGACGGCTCAGTTCCTCGCCGACAACGACCTCGTCGACGACGTGCCGGACAAGCAGGCGTTCGACGACGTTGTCGATCCGACGTACCTCCAAGACGCGGTCGGAGGGTGA
- a CDS encoding energy-coupling factor ABC transporter ATP-binding protein, producing the protein MADIALSSAAVTVDGPNGSVTILEPTTCTLAEQRIAVIGANGSGKSTFARLLNGLVRPTSGSVSVDGLDTVSDGAAVRRRVGFMFTDPDAQLVMPTVAEDVALSLRRSKPASKGRGQAKERRRTAVLEILDRYGLRHLADVSVHSLSGGQKQLLALAGVLATDPAVLVADEPTTLLDLRNTRRIADLLFALAQQLILVTHDLALAERCERGIVVDDARVVFDGSAAEAVEHYRRLATKP; encoded by the coding sequence GTGGCCGATATCGCGCTGAGCTCCGCCGCCGTCACGGTCGACGGTCCGAACGGCTCGGTCACCATCCTCGAACCGACGACCTGCACACTCGCTGAACAACGCATCGCCGTGATCGGCGCCAACGGGTCGGGGAAGTCGACGTTCGCCCGACTCCTCAACGGTCTCGTGCGGCCGACCTCCGGAAGCGTCAGCGTCGACGGCCTCGACACCGTGTCAGACGGTGCAGCGGTACGCCGCCGAGTCGGGTTCATGTTCACCGACCCCGATGCCCAGCTGGTGATGCCGACGGTTGCCGAGGACGTCGCGCTGTCCTTGCGCCGCTCGAAGCCTGCAAGCAAGGGGCGCGGGCAAGCAAAGGAGCGGCGACGCACAGCCGTGCTCGAGATACTCGACCGGTACGGATTGCGCCATCTCGCCGATGTCAGCGTCCATTCGTTGTCGGGAGGGCAGAAGCAGCTGCTCGCGCTCGCCGGCGTGCTCGCGACCGATCCCGCAGTGCTCGTCGCCGACGAGCCGACGACCCTGCTCGACCTGCGTAACACGCGCCGTATCGCCGATCTACTGTTCGCGCTCGCCCAACAGCTGATCTTGGTGACACACGATCTTGCATTGGCCGAGCGCTGCGAGCGCGGGATCGTGGTCGATGACGCACGGGTTGTCTTCGACGGGTCCGCTGCCGAAGCCGTGGAGCACTACCGACGGCTGGCGACCAAGCCATGA
- a CDS encoding aldehyde dehydrogenase family protein, translating to MSIATRAPEFDSQVADQIATLVDRARAAQREYETYDQRRVDDVVDAVAWAIVEPGRAKALAELAVADTGLGNVADKYTKNRRKTMGTLRDLQGAPSVGAIAELPDLGLTEYAKPMGVVAAVCPSTNPAATPANKTLMALKAGNAVILSPSPKGASTCRLLLRYIHEQLAAVGAPADLVQAIDQPSKDLTYELMRQADFVVVTGSQKNVRAAYSSGTPAIGVGVGNAPVLIDADADLADAAAKIALSKTFDYATSCSSENSVHIHDTVYDDALAALQSVGGYLLDARQRAQLEQAMWPDGRLSQRVTAQSPATIAEYAGLEVPEGTEFFLVEEDAYGPNHPFSGEKLSVVLTVYRWSDLDEALDRVQGILDFQGAGHSCGIHTRSDERARHVAERLRVARVLVNQAHAMGNGGSFDNGLGFTLTMGAGTWAGNSISENLSYRHFLNTTRIARVIEPREPSEDDLFGHYRSTYGM from the coding sequence GTGAGCATCGCTACCAGGGCACCCGAGTTCGACTCCCAGGTCGCCGACCAGATCGCCACGCTCGTCGATCGGGCACGAGCGGCTCAGCGTGAGTACGAGACGTACGACCAGCGTCGCGTCGACGACGTCGTCGACGCCGTGGCCTGGGCCATCGTCGAGCCCGGCCGCGCGAAAGCGCTCGCCGAGCTCGCGGTCGCGGACACCGGCCTCGGCAACGTCGCGGACAAGTACACGAAGAATCGCCGCAAGACGATGGGCACTCTGCGCGATCTGCAGGGCGCACCGTCCGTCGGCGCGATCGCCGAGCTACCCGACCTCGGACTCACCGAGTACGCGAAACCGATGGGTGTCGTCGCGGCGGTCTGCCCGTCGACCAACCCCGCGGCAACACCGGCGAACAAGACGCTGATGGCGCTCAAGGCCGGAAACGCGGTGATCCTGTCGCCGTCGCCCAAGGGCGCATCCACCTGCCGATTACTACTGCGCTACATCCACGAGCAGCTCGCGGCGGTCGGCGCACCTGCCGATCTGGTGCAGGCGATAGACCAACCGAGCAAGGACCTCACGTACGAGTTGATGCGGCAGGCGGACTTCGTGGTTGTCACCGGCTCGCAGAAGAACGTACGCGCGGCGTACAGCTCGGGCACACCTGCGATCGGCGTCGGCGTCGGTAACGCACCGGTGCTGATCGATGCCGATGCCGATCTGGCCGATGCTGCCGCGAAGATCGCGCTCAGCAAGACCTTCGACTACGCAACGAGCTGCTCGTCCGAGAACTCCGTCCACATCCACGACACCGTCTACGACGACGCGCTCGCAGCCCTCCAGTCGGTTGGCGGTTACTTGCTCGACGCGCGCCAGCGCGCTCAGCTCGAGCAGGCGATGTGGCCGGACGGGCGGCTCAGCCAACGGGTGACCGCCCAGTCGCCGGCGACGATCGCTGAGTACGCCGGACTCGAGGTTCCCGAAGGCACGGAGTTCTTCTTGGTGGAGGAGGACGCGTACGGCCCGAACCACCCGTTCAGTGGAGAGAAGCTCTCGGTAGTGCTGACCGTCTACCGCTGGTCCGACCTCGACGAAGCGCTCGACCGAGTCCAGGGGATCCTCGACTTCCAAGGCGCCGGACACTCCTGCGGAATCCACACCCGCAGCGACGAGCGTGCCCGCCATGTCGCCGAGCGACTTCGGGTCGCGCGCGTACTCGTCAACCAAGCGCACGCGATGGGTAACGGGGGCAGCTTCGACAACGGCCTCGGCTTCACGCTCACGATGGGCGCGGGTACATGGGCGGGCAACAGCATCAGCGAGAACCTTTCGTACCGCCACTTCTTGAACACCACACGTATCGCGCGGGTGATCGAACCCCGAGAGCCGAGCGAGGACGACCTGTTCGGCCACTACCGCAGCACCTACGGGATGTGA
- a CDS encoding acetate--CoA ligase family protein: MTYVNLLEHQGKQLLGDAGLTVPRGDVVDNAGAARQVAERLGGRVVCKAQITSGKRGKAGGVRVVGSPAEAEAAASEILGSDVHGHRVRAVLIEEAVDIERELYAAVLDDPASKGPALLFSTAGGMDIEEVNATDPERVHRLPLDVREPDAHAEIKDVLQRSDLDSQHVEAVTDALVELYRLYLDVDASLVEVNPLVLTKDSTVQAVDAKVTIDASSVGRQEERIADLPGGLPSDDGTDLERQGKAAGLTYIELDGDVGVLANGAGLTMTTLDAINHFGGRPANFLEIGGDAYTKAVPALQLVLANPNVRSLLVNFCGAFARTDVMTEGVIKAIEELKPDLPISFTIHGTGEEEAVALVRERLGVEPYDLMDDAVRTSIADAQRNREVSA; encoded by the coding sequence GTGACCTACGTGAATCTGCTCGAACACCAAGGCAAGCAACTGCTCGGCGATGCCGGACTGACGGTCCCCCGTGGCGACGTCGTCGACAATGCCGGAGCAGCGCGACAGGTCGCCGAACGGCTCGGCGGGCGCGTCGTGTGCAAGGCGCAGATCACCAGCGGCAAGCGAGGCAAGGCGGGCGGCGTACGCGTGGTCGGATCGCCCGCTGAGGCAGAGGCGGCGGCCAGCGAGATCCTCGGCAGCGACGTACACGGCCACCGTGTACGCGCGGTGTTGATCGAGGAGGCAGTCGACATCGAGCGCGAGCTGTACGCGGCCGTACTCGACGACCCGGCCAGCAAGGGTCCGGCGCTGCTCTTCTCCACTGCCGGCGGCATGGACATCGAGGAGGTCAACGCGACCGATCCCGAACGAGTCCACCGCCTCCCACTCGACGTACGCGAACCCGACGCCCACGCCGAGATCAAGGACGTGCTCCAGCGGAGCGATCTCGACTCGCAGCACGTCGAGGCTGTGACGGATGCGCTCGTCGAGCTGTACCGCCTGTACCTCGACGTCGACGCAAGTCTCGTCGAGGTCAACCCACTGGTGCTGACGAAGGACAGCACCGTGCAGGCAGTCGACGCGAAGGTCACGATCGACGCGAGCTCGGTCGGCCGTCAGGAGGAACGGATCGCCGACCTGCCCGGTGGTCTCCCATCGGATGACGGCACCGACCTCGAGCGACAAGGCAAGGCCGCCGGCCTCACCTACATCGAGCTGGACGGCGATGTCGGCGTCCTCGCCAACGGCGCCGGTCTGACCATGACGACACTCGACGCGATCAACCACTTCGGGGGCCGGCCGGCGAACTTCCTCGAGATCGGTGGGGACGCGTACACTAAAGCCGTCCCGGCATTGCAACTTGTGCTCGCAAATCCCAACGTACGCAGCCTGTTGGTCAACTTCTGCGGCGCGTTCGCGCGTACCGACGTGATGACCGAGGGAGTCATCAAGGCCATCGAGGAACTGAAACCGGACCTACCTATCTCGTTCACCATCCACGGCACGGGCGAGGAGGAGGCGGTGGCGTTGGTACGCGAGCGTCTCGGCGTGGAGCCATACGACCTGATGGACGATGCCGTCCGCACGTCGATCGCCGATGCACAGCGCAACCGGGAGGTCTCGGCATGA
- a CDS encoding ABC transporter ATP-binding protein: MSTNTEAPVADPVESQDRVRIADVSHWYETASENVHALDGIDLQVDAGEFVCIVGASGCGKTTLLQMLAGFLQPTQGEITLGDARITEPNPARGVVFQQPNLYPWLDVRDNVSFGPRMRKESKSAYGPRVDALLELVGLEDFANRPPYELSGGMQQRAAIARALVNEPDVLLMDEPFGALDALTRERLQEELLGIWRQTHKTVFFITHSVEEAVYLGTRVLVMSPRPGRVVLDRDVRVPELHDAEPHEIRASSAFAELREEIALTIYRGSAV, encoded by the coding sequence ATGAGTACGAATACCGAAGCGCCAGTCGCCGACCCGGTCGAGAGCCAAGACCGGGTACGGATCGCCGATGTCTCGCACTGGTACGAGACCGCGTCCGAGAACGTCCATGCGCTCGACGGGATCGATCTGCAGGTCGACGCCGGCGAGTTCGTCTGCATCGTCGGCGCATCCGGTTGCGGTAAGACGACGCTGCTGCAGATGCTCGCCGGGTTCCTCCAGCCGACGCAAGGCGAGATCACGCTGGGAGACGCACGGATAACCGAACCGAACCCTGCCCGCGGTGTCGTGTTCCAGCAGCCGAACCTCTACCCGTGGCTCGACGTACGCGACAACGTGAGCTTCGGCCCGAGGATGCGTAAAGAGTCGAAGTCAGCGTACGGACCCAGGGTGGATGCTCTCCTCGAGCTCGTCGGCCTCGAGGACTTCGCGAACCGCCCCCCGTACGAGTTGTCCGGAGGTATGCAGCAGCGGGCCGCCATCGCTCGGGCGCTCGTCAACGAGCCCGATGTGCTGCTGATGGATGAACCCTTCGGCGCGCTCGACGCCTTGACTCGCGAGAGGCTGCAGGAGGAGCTCCTGGGCATCTGGCGCCAAACCCACAAGACCGTCTTCTTCATCACTCACAGCGTCGAGGAGGCCGTCTACCTGGGCACGCGGGTGCTGGTGATGAGTCCTCGACCCGGTCGCGTCGTACTCGACCGCGACGTCCGGGTGCCAGAGCTCCATGATGCCGAGCCGCATGAGATCCGCGCCTCCAGCGCGTTCGCAGAGCTGCGCGAGGAGATAGCGCTGACGATCTACCGGGGCTCCGCGGTCTGA